The window AACCCCGGTGGTGTGCACGGACACCTGCGGCATGGCGGACGAACTCGCGCGCCGCGGAGCGGCGATCGTCACCGACGGCAGCCCGCAGGCCATGGCCGACGCGGTCTGCGAGCTGCTCACCGACGAGGACAAACGACATGGGCTGGTGAAGGCGGGCACGCGCGCAGTGGAGGAAGCCTTCTCCATCCACGCGGTGGCAGACCGACTGGAAGAGCTCTACCGAAATCTCTGACAGGTCCAGACGGAGGCATCAGGTAACCCGGGGCGGCGCAAGGGCGTGGCATATTGGCCTAATTCGGATAATTGGTGCATAGCCTACCAGGCGGGTCTCAGTGACCACTGATTCCGGGTTTCTGGAGGAGTTGCCATGACCAAGCAGGTGGACGCCGTTGTTGCCGGAGGCGGGGGATTCATCGGTGGGCATCTCGCTGCCGACCTCCTGGCGCAGGGGCTGTCGGTGCGCTGCGTCGACATCAAGCCTCAGTACGAGTGGCACCAACTGCACCGCGACGCCGAGAACGTCGTCGCCGATCTGTCGCTCCTGGAGAACGCCCGCGACGCCGTCCGGGGCGCCGGCCAGGTGTACATGCTGGCCGCCGACATGGGCGGCATGGGGTTCATCGAGAACCACAAGGCCGCCTGCATGATGTCGGTGCTGATCAGCACACACATGCTCAAGGCCGCCCACGAGGCCGATGTGGAGCGCTACTTCTACTCCTCGTCCGCCTGCGTGTACGCCGCCGGCAAGCAGACCGCCGCGAACGTCACCGCGCTGAAGGAGGAGGACGCGTATCCGGCACAGCCCGAAGACGGCTACGGCTGGGAGAAGCTCTTTTCCGAGCGCATGTGCCGCCACTTCGAGGAGGACTACGGGTTCACCTGTCGTGTCGCGCGCTACCACAACGTGTACGGCCCCGCGGGCACGTGGACCGGCGGCCGCGAGAAGGCCCCGGCGGCCGTGTGCCGCAAGATCGCCGAGGCGGCCATCTCCGGGTCGCACCGGATCGACATCTGGGGTGACGGTCGGCAGACCCGTTCCTTCATGTACATCGACGACTGCCTCCACGGCACGCAGATGCTCATGCACGGGGCCAGCAGTGTCCCCGTCAACATCGGCTCTTCCGAACTCGTCACCATCAACCAACTGGTCGACATCGTCGAGGAGATCGCGGGCATCCGCTGCGAGCGCAAGTACCAGTTGGACGCGCCGCAGGGCGTACGCGGCCGCAACTCCGACAACAGCCTGATCCGCGAACTCCACGGCTGGGAGCCCTCGATCCCCCTCACCGCGGGCCTCGAGAAGACCTACGCCTGGGTCTACGACCAGGTCAAGCTCGCTCGCTCGTGATCGCTCGTGATCGCTCGAATCGGCAGGGAGAGCAGCCGATGAGGATCCTCGTCCACGACTACAGCGGGCACCCGTTCCAGGCACAGCTCAGCCGTGAGCTGGCGCATCGCGGTCATGACGTCGTTCACTCGACCTGCCCGGCCTACGTCTCCGGGAAGGGCAACCTCGCCGAAAACGCGGTCGCCGGCCTGCGGTTCGTCACCATCGGCGACCACATCGTGCTGGACAAGGGCGCCTACGTCCGCCGCCTCTTCCAGGAGACCCGGCTGGGCCTGGAACTGGCCCGACAGGTGCGGCGCGAGAAACCGGACGTGGCGATGCTCGGGAATCTGCCGATCCCGACCCTGGTCGTGGCCGCGTCGGCGCTGAAGATGCTGCGCATCCCCTGGGTGTTGTGGCACCAGGACATCACCGCGATCGCTCTTCGGAGCTTCGCCGCCGCCGGTGTGTCGAGGCTGATGGGCGTCGCCGCCAGAGTCTTCGAGCAGGGCGAGAAGTGGTCGGCGCGACGCGCCTCGGCGATCGTGGTGATCGCCGACTCCTTCGTGCGGGTCCACCGGGAGTGGGGCACGGCCCACAAGGTCACCGTCATTCCCAACTGGGCGCCGCTGGACGAGATCCTCCCCGTG of the Streptomyces sp. T12 genome contains:
- a CDS encoding NAD-dependent epimerase/dehydratase family protein, producing the protein MTKQVDAVVAGGGGFIGGHLAADLLAQGLSVRCVDIKPQYEWHQLHRDAENVVADLSLLENARDAVRGAGQVYMLAADMGGMGFIENHKAACMMSVLISTHMLKAAHEADVERYFYSSSACVYAAGKQTAANVTALKEEDAYPAQPEDGYGWEKLFSERMCRHFEEDYGFTCRVARYHNVYGPAGTWTGGREKAPAAVCRKIAEAAISGSHRIDIWGDGRQTRSFMYIDDCLHGTQMLMHGASSVPVNIGSSELVTINQLVDIVEEIAGIRCERKYQLDAPQGVRGRNSDNSLIRELHGWEPSIPLTAGLEKTYAWVYDQVKLARS